A window of Roseiflexus castenholzii DSM 13941 genomic DNA:
GATCGAAACGCTCAATGCCATTCAAACGCGGCAGGCGCAGGAGGAGTGGCGGCGCCAACACCGGCCGGCCATCACGGCCTACTATTTCAACAATAGTCAATCGCCCTCGCTCGAAATCTACTACTTGCCATTACAGATCACCGGTTTTCTGAGCGCTGTTCACACTCCCACGTATCGCGCGCTCTGGAATGAACTGGTCGCGCGCAGCTGGCAGCGCCCGGCAGCGGCGGGCAAGCGAGGAAAGGCGACGGAACCAACAGAGCCGCGCTTCAATTATCTGTTCGAAGACCTCTTTACCCTGCCAGCGCAGGCGGCGCGCTTTGTGCGCACCTATTTTCTGCGCATTCCCGATCTGCGTCGTCCGGCGGATGACCCGCGGCGCGCCTATTCGCCACGCCGCGAAGTCGATCTTGTTTCATGGACCCTCGTTGAACTCTTTGTGCAGGAGGTAATGCTGATGACCGATGACCGGGTAGCCAAATTGAAGGAACTGGGCGATAAACTGGCCGACTATACGCGCGCTCAGGGCGGCAAACGCTTCTTTCGCCAGTTCTTTACCGTGCAGCGCACCGATCACTTCCTGTCGCTGCTCAACAAGACCAATATCGATTATACGCGCTACAAGGGCGGCGCGGAGACGCTGTTCGATCTCGATAGCTTTCTCACCCTCTTTATGGAAGGTGAAGAGGTCCTGCGATCCGACTGGCGATTGATCCGCGATCTGGTGCTCATCCGCATGGTCGAGCAATTGCGCGACTGGATCGCTAACAACGCGGATGCTGTACCTTCCGAGGAGGAAGTTACAATTGCCGAACCAGCCTGACGTTTGCACTCGACCAACCCATCGTCTGCTGACGTGACCCTTCGGTTGCCGAACCAGCCCGACATTTCAACATAAGGAGAACACTGCCATGGCTTTCGTTACCGGTCTGCTCTTGATCGACGCGCCAGCGTCGGCGCTCAACAATCTCGGCAATATTCCCGGCGAGCGTGAGGAGAACACCGTCGGGGTCAAGGTCATCACGACCAAAGCGGGCGCCTTCCCGTATGTCTCGGCGCAGGCTTTCCGCTACTGGCTGCGCACCACGCTCGAACGGCGCGTGCCGGCATGGAAAGCGTCGCCAATGTTCCGTGAAGAGAAGATTGCGTACACCGATGCAAACCCAATTCTCTATTGGGATGATGACATCTTTGGTTACATGCGCGCACCGGGAAAATCGGATACCGCCAAAAAGAGTCGTGAGCAGATGACAACGCTCGATGAGGCGACGCCGGTGACAGACACGATCACGCGGGCGTCGCCCTTCCGGGTCAGCACGCTGGTGTCGATTGCGCCGGTTAATCTCACGAACGATTTCGGCGTGATGTCGCGCCACGAGGGGAATCCGGTGCCGCATGAGCACCAGTTCTACCGAACAACCTTGAAGGGTCTCTTCTCACTCGATCTGTGGGCATGCGGCACCTTCTCGTATCTCAACCGTACCGGTTTTCGCAATCTCGATGACGAGCGACTCAAGCTGATCCGCGACTATCCCGGTGCCGAGCATTTAGAGGCAGAGAAGTCGTACCGCTTGCCCAAAGCGGAGCGGCTGGCGCGGGTGAAGGCGCTGTTTAGCGGGATGGCGCAACTTGAGGGTGGAGCGAAGCAGACGTTGCACTATACCGATGTCAGCCCGGCGCTGGTGATCTTCGCCGTGACCAACGGTGGCAATCATATTTTCCATCATACGGTGGGGGCCAATCGCAATGGTCTGCCAGAGGTCAAGATCGACGCCCTGCGTGAGGCGTTGCGTGTGTTTGCCGATGGTATCCGCTCACCGGTGTACGTGGGATGGGTGAAAGGCTACCTCGACGAGGCGCGGGCCGGTTTTGAGCAGTTTGTCGCCGAGCACAATGCGACCGCCGCCGACGCCAGATTGCCGTCGATTCACCTGAGCCATCCACGGGAGGCGTTCACCGCCTTTGTGAAGTCGTTTGATCAGCACCCCGAATGGATGGATTAGGAGGCGGGCATGCAGGCGCTGAAGATCGTGCTCGAAGGAGTGACGACCTCCTTCCGCTACCCGCACTTTATGCTGGGGGTGCAGCCCAGTTTCCCGTTGCCGCCCCCGGCCACGATCTATGGGCACGTGTGCAGCGCGCTGGGCGACTGGGTCGAACCGGAAGGGCTGGCATTCGCCTACCATTTCACGGCTGCCGGCGAGGGTGAGGACCTGGAGCACATCCATGTGCTCTCGGCGGCATCGGGCAAATTGCCCGGCGGCGAGCGCAAGGCGCTGGAAGGGAATGTCAATCCCTTCCGGCGTCGTATCCTGCTCTTTCCGCAACTGACGCTCTATCTCAACCGGCCCGACTGGATCGACGCTTTTCGCGCGCCGCGCTACCCGGTTATCCTGGGACGCTCGCAGGACCTCGCCGGCTACACGCGGATCGAGGTGGTCGATCTGAAACAGACGGAGCATGTCTATTTTGAGCATACCCTCCTGCCCTATACAATGGCGACGCAGATCCCGGCCGGCATCGTGACGTTGATGCCGCGCTGGATCGATTACCGCAACCGTCGCCGACCGGTGTTTGCCCGTTATCTGATCGTGCAGCAACGGGTGACGACGGCGCAGATGCTGCGTTTTGACGATCAGACGTCGCTCTACTGGAGCGATCCGACTGCGCCATCGGCGGGTGGTGTGCCGTTGGGATTGTGGTTTCACACGTTTGTGGGAGCAAATGATGAAGCCCTCGCCATGGCCTGATTGGATGGACCATATCCTGGCGAAGAGTCAGCAGTACGGCGGTGAGACGCTGGCAGCACACACGTGGGATGTGCTGGTCAAATTGTCCGATCTGTACCGACTGCGCCCACGCCTCGACAATGGTTCGCAACTCTGGCACTGCCTCTACTGGGCGGCGTTTCTGCACGATTTTGGCAAAGCAGCGCGCGGATTCCAGCAGCGGCTGCGTGGTGGACAAGCCTGGTCCCATCGCCACGAGGTGCTGTCGCTGGCGTTTGTGGATACCATCGCCGACGGCTTTACCCCGGAGGAGCAACGCTGGTTGGTCGCGGCAATCGTCTCCCATCACCGCGATGAGCCGGAGATTGCGGAGACCTATCCACCGGGTCTGCGCCGCGATCCGCTGGTTGATCTGTGCAACGAACTCGAACCACAAGTGATCGATCATCTTCAACGCTGGCTGACGGAATGCGCCAACCCCTGGCGTGAGGCGTTGGGGTTAGCTGAGGTGGTGGGGAAGATTACACCGCAATCGGTGACGGTCAACCCCAAACGGGTACGCTACTGGTTGCAGGTCTATCACGATTGGGTTGCGGCGAACGATCCTGCAGCGCGGGTACCCGGTATCTTGCTGCGTGGCTTGATCACCACCGCCGATCATATGGCTTCAGCGCATCTGCATCGTGTGCCACCACCGATCACCGAACCGTGGTCGGCATTGGCCAAACGTCTCTTGTCGCAGGGACAGCAGGTCTACGACCACCAACAGCAAAGTGGCGAGATGAAAGGACAATCGGCGCTGCTCATGGCCCCAACCGGCAGTGGCAAAACCGAAGCCGCACTCTATTGGGCACTCGGTGATGGCGCCGCACCTCCGGCGCGCATCTTTTACACTCTGCCCTATCAGGCGAGCATGAATGCAATGTACGACCGATTGCGGCAGAACTTTGGCGATGAGCTGGTCGGATTGCAGCATGGCCGGGCAGCGCAGGCGCTCTACGCCCGCTTCCGCGAGGGTGAGGAATGGTCGGCAGCGGCGCGGCGCGTGCAGTGGGAGAAAAACCTGAACATCCTGCATGCTCGCCCGCTCAAGGTGCTCAGTCCATACCAACTCCTCAAAGCCCTCTTCCAACTGCGTGGGTTTGAAGCCATGCTCACCGATTATGCGCAGGCGGCATTTGTGTTTGATGAGATTCACGCTTACGAACCGGAACGTCTAGCCCTGATTACCGGTCTGATGCGGTATCTACGCGAGCAGTTCGCTGCACGTTTCTTTGTGATGTCGGCTACATTTCCCCAGCTTATTCGCAAACAGTTAACGGTGGCACTTGGTGACGTTCCGGTGATCCAGGCTTGCCCGGAGATCTTTACCCACTTTCGTCGTCACCAACTATTCCTATGCGACGGCGAATTGATCGACCCGACTACCATCGCCGCGATTGTTGCTGAAGTGCAGGCGGGCCGGCAAGTGTTGGTCTGCGCGAATACGGTGGCGCGAGCGCAAGCGCTGCGCGATCAGCTCGCGCAAGCCGGTCTCACCGATGATCAACTACTCTTGATCCATAGCCGCTTCACCTATGGCGACCGCAGCCGCATCGAGCAAGACATCCGCGCGCGCTGCGGTAGTAATGTCACGCCACGACCGCCGCTGGCGCTCGTGGCGACGCAGGTGGTTGAGGTGAGTCTCGACATCGATCTCGACACGATCTACACCGATCCGGCGCCGCTTGAAGCGCTTCTGCAACGCTTCGGGCGGGTCAACCGCAAAGGCGCAAAAGGCATCTGCCCGGTCTACGTTTTTCGCCAGCCCACCGACGGGCAGGGCGTCTACGGGCGCGACCGCGACCCGCAACAGGCGGGCCACATCGTGCGCGTTACGCTTGCCGAACTGGAACAGCATAACCGTGAAATCATCGACGAAGCGGCAATCAACCAGTGGCTCGACAACATCTATGCCGATCCCGTGCTCAGCCAGCAATGGACGGAAGCCTACCAACGGATGGCGCAGCAGGTCGAGCTGATCATCAACGGGTTACGCCCATTCCAGAGCGACGAACAGCGTGAAGATGATTTCGAGCAAATGTTTGATGGGGTTGAGGTCGTGCCACAGTGTTTTGAACAGGCATACGTTGATTGTCTGGTTCAGGAACGGTTTATTGAAGCGAATGACTACCTGGTCAGCATCAGCAAACAGCGTTTTGCCATCCTGCGCAATCAGGGCAAAATCAGACCGGCAGAAGAAGTCGGGCAGCGACGAGTGTGGGTAGCGCTCCTTCCCTACGACTCGCGCAATGGTTTGTCATTTGGCGACACGACGTATGATCCAGACTGGAGTTGAAGTGTGATGCTCACAGTTCACCACCTCCTCCTGGCCTTCACCGCCGTCACGCCCCTCGAACTCGACGACAACGCCGGGGCTGCCGTGCGCGGCGCGATCGTCAATGCGCTCTTGAACCGCTTCTGCGCCAACAAAGCAGCGCCGACCTGCGCCGACTGCCCGCTTCTCACAGTCTGCCCGGTGGCGGCGCTCGTCGCGCCCATGCGCGACGCCGGTGAAACCGGCGGCGAGCAACGCCCGCGCCCCTACGTCACCCGCCCGCCACAACCGCGCCGCTATGCGCCGGGGGAAACCCTGACCTTCGGGCTGGGGCTGTTCGGGCACGCCGCCGATCTCTTTCCCTACCTCGTCATGGCGGCGCAGGGGATCGAAGTTCAGGGGCTGGGACGGCGCCTCCAGGAAAACAATGGACGGCGCGGCGCGGTGCGCCTCGCCGCCATCGATGCTTTCAATCCCCTGACCGGCGCAAAGCAGTCACTCTTCCGCGCCGGTCAACGCCAGGTTCAGGCGCCCGGCATTCCTATCGGTCCGGCAGAAGTCGCAGCGTTCGCCGCCAATCTCCCGACCGACCGCCTGACCCTGCGGTTCCTGTCGCCCATGCGCCTGATCGACGGCGGTCGCCTGGTGAAACGTCCGGCGCTGCGTCCGCTCGTTCAACGGCTCGGCATTCGCCTGACCGACCTCTCCACTGCGTATGGCGATGGTCCGCTCCCTGTGGCCGACGCGCGTTCCCTCTTACCATTGGCGGAAGGCGCCACCCTTGCGCGCGACACAACCAGATGGATCGATGTGATCAGCCATTCACGACGCACCGGTGAACGCACCCCGATCGGCGGCTTCATCGGCGACGCCGTTTTCACCGGCGACCTTGGACCCCTGCGTGAACTCCTCGTCTGGGGCAGCCTAGTCCACGTCGGCAAAAACGCCGTCAAAGGCGACGGATGGTACAACGTTGAATCTTGAACATCGGGCGTGACCCGCAGAGACGTTGCATCGCAACGTCTCACGGTTGAAGGTGAGAGTCCCCGACCCGTGAGGTCTCCACCGTTGACTGAGGTCTATCACGCAACCTCTCCAACGGAACAACTGATACCAATGACGATTGACGATGTCGCATGCGTGTCATTCCGAGCGCAGCACGGAATCGGCGCGGGTCGCGCACGACCCCTCGCGCTGCTCGGGGTGACCATGCCGGATGGTCACAGGTACTTGGTATGACGCTCCCAGTGTGGACGTATGCGACCTCAAGGGTCTTGACGGAAGAAGGACCCTGACCCTTGAGGTCTGCGCCACGGACCAGCGACTGGAACCGCGTCTCGCTGGCGCAAGCGAAAGGCGCAAATTCCGGGTGATAGGTGTATCGTGCGACGTACATGAGGAACCGCGTCTCGCTGGCGCAAGCGAAAGGCGCAAAGGCTTCGGCTGAACAGGCAAACCCGAAAGGTTTGTGGAGTGCGTCTCTCCGTGCTCCCTGTGTCTCTGTGGTGTACACACGGTTGCAGGTGTTACGTGGTTCTCGGTTCTCAGTTCTCAATTCTCACAAAGGAGACAGTTCATGCACCTCATCGTAGACCAATTCGGCGTATTTATCTCAAAGCACCAGGGGCGCATTCGCGTCATGAAAGAGAAGGAACGTCTATCGGAAGTGCCGATCATGCACCTGGAACAAATCCTCATTTGCAGCGACGGTGTCGGTCTCAGCAGCGACGTGGTGCGTGCCTGCGCCGAAGAAGGGATTCCGATCCACTTCCTCAACAGCGCCAACGGCGGCGACTATGGCACGTTCGTGCATAGCGGCATCACCGGCATGGCGCTCACCCGCCGTGCTCAATTGCGAGCCGGTGACGACGAGCGCGGATTGCGTCTGGCGCAGGCGTTCGCCAGCGGCAAAATCCAGAGCCAGGCGAACATGCTGCGCTACGCCGCCAAAAATCGCAAAGAGAACGACCCGGACCTGCACAACGACCTGATGCGCACCGCCACCGAAATCCTCGACGCCCTCCCGCCGCTGCGCGCCGTGCGCGGCGTCCTTACCGACGAAACCCGCGCTGCGCTGATGGGCTTCGAGGGAATGGCCGGCGCGCGCTACTGGACAGCCGTGGCGCGCATCATTCCCGACGACCTCGGTTGGCCCGGACGCGAAACGCGCGGTGCGCGCGACCGCTTCAATCAGGCGCTCAACTACGGCTACGGCGTTCTCCAGTCTCAGGTGCGCACTGCCCTGATCCTTGCCGGGTTGGACCCCAATGCCGGGTTCCTCCACGCCGACCGACCGGGCAAGCCGAGCCTGACCCTTGACCTGATCGAAGAGTTTCGCCAGGCAGTCGTCGACCGCACCCTCATCGGGCTGGTCAACCGCCAGTTCGAGATTGTCCAGCGCGACGACGGACTGCTCGACGAGGACACCCGCAAACGCATCGCCGAGAAAATCCTCGAACGCCTGAACAGCACTGAGCTCTACGAAGGCAAGCGTCAGCCGCTCCGTCACATTCTCCAATGCCAGGCGCGCCACATCGCCACCTTTGTGCGCGGCGAACGTCCCACCTATGAACCGTTTGTGATGGGGTGGTGACGCTATGCGCGTGCGTGGCCGGACGGTGAGCATCCAGAGGGAGTCAGGTAACGACCGTTTGTGATGGGGTGGTGACGCTATGCGCTGCCTGCTCATCTACGACATTCCCAACGACCGCGCGCGACAGAAGATTGCCGACGCCTGCCTTGACTACGGCTTACAGCGTATTCAGTACAGCGCCTTCAGCGGCAATCTCAGCCGCACCCATCAGCGCGAATTAATGACCGAAGTGAAGCGGCGATTGGGCAAAAACGCCGGTAACATCCAACTCTTCACCTTCCCGGACGACATCTGGAACGCGCGGCGTGTTATCAACCAGGGAGAAAGCCATGAGTGAAAGCACTTTCGAGGTGACCGATCTGCGACAGTGGGCATACTGCCCGCGCGTCGTCTA
This region includes:
- the cas1 gene encoding CRISPR-associated endonuclease Cas1: MHLIVDQFGVFISKHQGRIRVMKEKERLSEVPIMHLEQILICSDGVGLSSDVVRACAEEGIPIHFLNSANGGDYGTFVHSGITGMALTRRAQLRAGDDERGLRLAQAFASGKIQSQANMLRYAAKNRKENDPDLHNDLMRTATEILDALPPLRAVRGVLTDETRAALMGFEGMAGARYWTAVARIIPDDLGWPGRETRGARDRFNQALNYGYGVLQSQVRTALILAGLDPNAGFLHADRPGKPSLTLDLIEEFRQAVVDRTLIGLVNRQFEIVQRDDGLLDEDTRKRIAEKILERLNSTELYEGKRQPLRHILQCQARHIATFVRGERPTYEPFVMGW
- the cas7i gene encoding type I-B CRISPR-associated protein Cas7/Cst2/DevR, translating into MAFVTGLLLIDAPASALNNLGNIPGEREENTVGVKVITTKAGAFPYVSAQAFRYWLRTTLERRVPAWKASPMFREEKIAYTDANPILYWDDDIFGYMRAPGKSDTAKKSREQMTTLDEATPVTDTITRASPFRVSTLVSIAPVNLTNDFGVMSRHEGNPVPHEHQFYRTTLKGLFSLDLWACGTFSYLNRTGFRNLDDERLKLIRDYPGAEHLEAEKSYRLPKAERLARVKALFSGMAQLEGGAKQTLHYTDVSPALVIFAVTNGGNHIFHHTVGANRNGLPEVKIDALREALRVFADGIRSPVYVGWVKGYLDEARAGFEQFVAEHNATAADARLPSIHLSHPREAFTAFVKSFDQHPEWMD
- the cas8a1 gene encoding type I-B CRISPR-associated protein Cas8b1/Cst1 — encoded protein: MPNPIAYTGHPFIDVGFATMCALTCKRRFADLTADDFQKVVDYIETNYVRQPLRSFLTVAFTSNAWFAQSAFNPDRFDDPNKKNEAQQKRTYWADRHLRQWAQAAESLETCLFTGLPAAALELSGKLQPGRVGRAQMPLLQGDDSINFFTNGDPGLPMAPEAILALQAMPLGCAKVGGGLLAVHCDDEALTIEFAGQFLQRNLADVTKAQAAGEEKLPGSPRSLKTLLIETLNAIQTRQAQEEWRRQHRPAITAYYFNNSQSPSLEIYYLPLQITGFLSAVHTPTYRALWNELVARSWQRPAAAGKRGKATEPTEPRFNYLFEDLFTLPAQAARFVRTYFLRIPDLRRPADDPRRAYSPRREVDLVSWTLVELFVQEVMLMTDDRVAKLKELGDKLADYTRAQGGKRFFRQFFTVQRTDHFLSLLNKTNIDYTRYKGGAETLFDLDSFLTLFMEGEEVLRSDWRLIRDLVLIRMVEQLRDWIANNADAVPSEEEVTIAEPA
- the cas6 gene encoding CRISPR system precrRNA processing endoribonuclease RAMP protein Cas6, giving the protein MLTVHHLLLAFTAVTPLELDDNAGAAVRGAIVNALLNRFCANKAAPTCADCPLLTVCPVAALVAPMRDAGETGGEQRPRPYVTRPPQPRRYAPGETLTFGLGLFGHAADLFPYLVMAAQGIEVQGLGRRLQENNGRRGAVRLAAIDAFNPLTGAKQSLFRAGQRQVQAPGIPIGPAEVAAFAANLPTDRLTLRFLSPMRLIDGGRLVKRPALRPLVQRLGIRLTDLSTAYGDGPLPVADARSLLPLAEGATLARDTTRWIDVISHSRRTGERTPIGGFIGDAVFTGDLGPLRELLVWGSLVHVGKNAVKGDGWYNVES
- the cas3 gene encoding CRISPR-associated helicase Cas3', yielding MDHILAKSQQYGGETLAAHTWDVLVKLSDLYRLRPRLDNGSQLWHCLYWAAFLHDFGKAARGFQQRLRGGQAWSHRHEVLSLAFVDTIADGFTPEEQRWLVAAIVSHHRDEPEIAETYPPGLRRDPLVDLCNELEPQVIDHLQRWLTECANPWREALGLAEVVGKITPQSVTVNPKRVRYWLQVYHDWVAANDPAARVPGILLRGLITTADHMASAHLHRVPPPITEPWSALAKRLLSQGQQVYDHQQQSGEMKGQSALLMAPTGSGKTEAALYWALGDGAAPPARIFYTLPYQASMNAMYDRLRQNFGDELVGLQHGRAAQALYARFREGEEWSAAARRVQWEKNLNILHARPLKVLSPYQLLKALFQLRGFEAMLTDYAQAAFVFDEIHAYEPERLALITGLMRYLREQFAARFFVMSATFPQLIRKQLTVALGDVPVIQACPEIFTHFRRHQLFLCDGELIDPTTIAAIVAEVQAGRQVLVCANTVARAQALRDQLAQAGLTDDQLLLIHSRFTYGDRSRIEQDIRARCGSNVTPRPPLALVATQVVEVSLDIDLDTIYTDPAPLEALLQRFGRVNRKGAKGICPVYVFRQPTDGQGVYGRDRDPQQAGHIVRVTLAELEQHNREIIDEAAINQWLDNIYADPVLSQQWTEAYQRMAQQVELIINGLRPFQSDEQREDDFEQMFDGVEVVPQCFEQAYVDCLVQERFIEANDYLVSISKQRFAILRNQGKIRPAEEVGQRRVWVALLPYDSRNGLSFGDTTYDPDWS
- the cas5b gene encoding type I-B CRISPR-associated protein Cas5b; its protein translation is MQALKIVLEGVTTSFRYPHFMLGVQPSFPLPPPATIYGHVCSALGDWVEPEGLAFAYHFTAAGEGEDLEHIHVLSAASGKLPGGERKALEGNVNPFRRRILLFPQLTLYLNRPDWIDAFRAPRYPVILGRSQDLAGYTRIEVVDLKQTEHVYFEHTLLPYTMATQIPAGIVTLMPRWIDYRNRRRPVFARYLIVQQRVTTAQMLRFDDQTSLYWSDPTAPSAGGVPLGLWFHTFVGANDEALAMA
- the cas2 gene encoding CRISPR-associated endonuclease Cas2, with product MRCLLIYDIPNDRARQKIADACLDYGLQRIQYSAFSGNLSRTHQRELMTEVKRRLGKNAGNIQLFTFPDDIWNARRVINQGESHE